A single region of the Streptomyces virginiae genome encodes:
- a CDS encoding LURP-one-related/scramblase family protein, producing the protein MKYLVRDKMLAIGDDYWIEDEDGRHAFLVDGKALRFRDTLELKDRDGQILITLREKLFTLRDAMTLERDERRLAVIRRKRLSLVRGHFRVTLAEGTALDVSGRILDREFKVEYDGELLALISRQWYRVRETYAVDVVREDADAALLIAVAVCVIRLAEKEREGGVSPDGVPGP; encoded by the coding sequence ATGAAATACCTCGTACGGGACAAAATGCTGGCCATCGGGGACGACTACTGGATCGAGGACGAGGACGGCCGGCACGCCTTCCTCGTCGACGGGAAGGCGCTGCGCTTCCGGGACACCCTGGAACTGAAGGATCGGGACGGGCAGATCCTGATCACGTTGCGGGAGAAGCTGTTCACGCTGCGGGACGCGATGACCCTGGAGCGGGACGAGCGGCGGCTCGCCGTGATCCGCCGCAAGCGGCTCTCGCTGGTGCGGGGCCACTTCCGGGTGACCCTGGCCGAGGGCACCGCGCTCGATGTGAGCGGGCGGATCCTGGACCGCGAGTTCAAGGTCGAGTACGACGGTGAGCTGCTCGCGCTGATCTCGCGGCAGTGGTACCGGGTGCGCGAGACGTACGCGGTGGACGTGGTCCGGGAGGACGCGGACGCGGCGCTGCTGATCGCGGTCGCGGTGTGCGTGATCCGGTTGGCGGAGAAGGAGCGGGAGGGCGGGGTCAGTCCCGATGGTGTTCCCGGGCCGTGA
- a CDS encoding carbon-nitrogen family hydrolase has protein sequence MRASMIQIAVNEGESVSSRRARVAELVREQAGSDLVVLPELWPVGAFAYEQFETEAEPLDGPTYEAMSKAARDAGVWLHAGSVVERAGDGSLYNTALVLSPAGELAATYRKIHRFGFDQGEAVLMSAGDSLTTVALPEQTLGIATCYDLRFPELFRGLVDAGATTMVVAAGWPARRRSHWTLLSRARAVEDQSYVLACGLAGTHAGVEQAGHSLVVDPWGEVLAEAGPGEEVLTVDLDPAKVADTRSQFPALKDRRLGR, from the coding sequence GTGCGCGCCTCGATGATCCAAATCGCAGTGAACGAGGGCGAGTCGGTGTCTTCCCGACGTGCCCGGGTGGCCGAACTCGTACGGGAACAGGCGGGCTCCGATCTCGTCGTCCTGCCGGAGCTGTGGCCGGTCGGCGCTTTCGCCTACGAACAGTTCGAGACCGAGGCGGAACCGCTGGACGGCCCGACCTACGAAGCCATGTCCAAGGCGGCGCGCGACGCCGGCGTCTGGCTGCACGCGGGCTCGGTCGTGGAGCGCGCGGGCGACGGCTCCCTCTACAACACCGCCCTCGTCCTCTCCCCGGCCGGCGAGCTGGCCGCCACCTACCGGAAGATCCACCGCTTCGGCTTCGACCAGGGCGAGGCGGTGCTCATGTCGGCCGGGGACTCCCTGACCACCGTGGCCCTGCCGGAGCAGACCCTCGGCATCGCCACCTGCTACGACCTGCGCTTCCCCGAACTGTTCCGGGGCCTGGTCGACGCCGGGGCCACCACGATGGTCGTCGCTGCGGGCTGGCCCGCCCGCCGCCGCTCGCACTGGACCCTGCTGAGCCGGGCGCGCGCCGTGGAGGACCAGTCCTACGTCCTGGCGTGCGGGCTGGCCGGCACCCACGCGGGCGTGGAGCAGGCCGGGCACAGCCTGGTGGTGGACCCATGGGGCGAGGTCCTGGCGGAGGCGGGCCCCGGCGAGGAGGTCCTGACCGTGGACCTGGACCCGGCCAAGGTCGCCGACACCCGCTCCCAGTTCCCGGCACTGAAGGACCGCCGCCTGGGCCGCTGA
- a CDS encoding DUF418 domain-containing protein gives MADTLLAPAAQKTARLPLLDVLRGAAILGTLMTNVWIFTSPGSEWGVLQGGLELPDPIADPSAAHLAESVFRFLADGKFLALLTVLFGVGLAIQFDSAARRGDPWPGRYPRRAAFLFVEGTVHFVLVFAWDVLMGYAVTALLVAWLLARSEKVRRRAMWTAGGVHLALISLLTLDALSRPAGAPKSPDPAAVELYAHGGYPAQIAFRLEHFLALRIEPVFSFGLLVFLFLLGVRLHRAGAFTATAEGHRIRTRLAVGGLGLGLPLNAATTLGGSDFYLLGRYGAAPLLALGYIGLIGLALDRRWIPAPVSRALGSVGRTALSCYVAQNLLCMLLCYGIGPGLAERFGGSGPWWVMGLWAGVSLTLAAGSWLWLRRFDHGPLEAVQRAALRPRR, from the coding sequence ATGGCCGACACCCTGCTCGCCCCGGCGGCACAGAAGACCGCCAGGCTCCCGCTCCTGGACGTCCTGCGCGGCGCCGCGATCCTCGGCACGCTCATGACCAACGTCTGGATCTTCACCTCGCCCGGCTCGGAGTGGGGGGTGCTCCAAGGCGGTCTGGAACTGCCCGACCCGATCGCCGACCCCTCCGCCGCCCACCTCGCCGAGAGCGTCTTCCGCTTCCTCGCCGACGGCAAGTTCCTGGCCCTGCTGACGGTCCTGTTCGGGGTGGGCCTGGCCATCCAGTTCGACTCCGCCGCCCGCCGCGGCGACCCCTGGCCCGGCCGCTACCCGCGCCGCGCCGCCTTCCTCTTCGTCGAGGGCACCGTCCATTTCGTGCTCGTCTTCGCCTGGGACGTGCTCATGGGGTACGCCGTCACCGCCCTCCTCGTCGCCTGGCTGCTGGCCCGCTCCGAGAAGGTCCGCAGGCGGGCCATGTGGACCGCCGGTGGAGTGCACCTGGCGCTGATCTCCCTGCTGACCCTCGACGCGCTGAGCCGGCCCGCCGGGGCCCCGAAGAGCCCGGACCCGGCCGCCGTCGAGCTGTACGCCCACGGCGGCTATCCCGCCCAGATCGCCTTCCGCCTGGAACACTTCCTCGCGCTGCGCATCGAGCCGGTCTTCTCCTTCGGGCTGCTCGTGTTCCTCTTCCTCCTCGGAGTACGGCTGCACCGCGCGGGCGCCTTCACCGCCACCGCCGAAGGCCACCGCATCCGGACCCGGCTGGCCGTCGGGGGCCTGGGTCTCGGGCTGCCGCTGAACGCCGCGACCACCCTCGGCGGCTCCGACTTCTACCTCCTGGGCCGCTACGGCGCCGCCCCGCTGCTCGCCCTCGGCTACATCGGCCTGATCGGCCTCGCCCTCGACCGGCGGTGGATCCCGGCCCCGGTGAGCCGTGCCCTCGGCTCCGTCGGCCGCACCGCCCTGTCCTGCTACGTCGCCCAGAACCTGCTCTGCATGCTGCTCTGCTACGGCATCGGGCCGGGCCTCGCCGAACGGTTCGGCGGCAGCGGCCCCTGGTGGGTGATGGGCCTGTGGGCGGGCGTGAGCCTGACCTTGGCCGCCGGATCGTGGCTGTGGCTGCGCCGCTTCGACCACGGCCCCCTGGAGGCCGTACAGCGCGCGGCCCTCAGGCCCCGCCGGTGA
- a CDS encoding GntR family transcriptional regulator produces MPASATAATAADRVYQHVKQGVLDRRYEGGTLLTEGELATAVGVSRTPVREALLRLETEGLLKLYPKKGALVLQVSAQEITDVLETRILVEEFTVRRAVPAPPGLLDRLAALLDEQRRHAEAGDLGAMMAADRGFHAEIVRNAGNQILCRLYDQLRDRQLRMGVALLHAHPERLDRTLAEHAEILDALRAGDVEAASAAVRGHIGRVEALVRGPGR; encoded by the coding sequence ATGCCCGCCTCAGCCACCGCCGCGACCGCCGCCGACCGCGTCTACCAGCACGTCAAGCAGGGGGTGCTCGACCGCCGCTACGAAGGCGGCACCCTCCTGACCGAGGGCGAACTGGCCACGGCCGTCGGCGTCTCCCGTACACCCGTCCGCGAGGCGCTGCTGCGGCTGGAGACCGAGGGGCTGCTCAAGCTGTACCCGAAGAAGGGCGCCCTGGTCCTCCAGGTCTCCGCGCAGGAGATCACCGACGTCCTCGAAACCCGGATCCTGGTCGAGGAGTTCACCGTACGCAGAGCCGTGCCGGCGCCACCGGGCCTGCTGGACCGGCTCGCCGCCCTGCTCGACGAACAGCGCCGGCACGCCGAGGCGGGCGACCTCGGCGCGATGATGGCCGCCGACCGCGGCTTCCACGCCGAGATCGTGCGCAACGCCGGGAACCAGATCCTGTGCCGGCTCTACGACCAACTCCGCGACCGGCAGCTGCGGATGGGCGTGGCCCTGCTGCACGCCCACCCCGAACGGCTCGACCGCACCCTCGCCGAGCACGCCGAGATCCTGGACGCGCTGCGCGCCGGGGACGTGGAGGCGGCGTCCGCGGCGGTCCGCGGGCACATCGGCCGGGTCGAGGCCCTGGTGCGCGGGCCGGGCCGGTGA
- a CDS encoding FAD-dependent monooxygenase, protein MRTVLISGGGIAGPVLAHLLHGQGFEPTVVERAPGVRGGGQAVDIRGVALDVMRRMGLLERASRVRTRMRGMSILGPDGSEVGRSTEATFSSGRLDGEDIEVLREDLVRIVHEHTRADVEYLFGDTVTGLEEDEDGVRVEFGHAAPRTFDLVVGADGLHSTVRRLSFGPEEPYTHHLGGYLSVFGTDNFLDLRDWQMWLRDADMGFGIMPVRDNTELRVAFGFESAPLAPELRTAEALRRTVVDRLESLRWEGPRLAEAAREAGDFYCDAMAQIRMDRWSRGRVVLLGDAGYCPSPLTGQGTGLALVGAHVLADSLAGSRGDHRAAYARYEERMRPFVDLNQALATENPGGPASEESVTHAKNAIALDD, encoded by the coding sequence ATGCGGACCGTACTCATCTCCGGCGGCGGCATCGCGGGTCCCGTCCTCGCCCACCTCCTGCACGGCCAAGGCTTCGAGCCCACCGTCGTCGAACGCGCCCCGGGCGTGCGCGGCGGCGGGCAGGCCGTGGACATCCGTGGCGTCGCGCTCGACGTGATGCGGCGCATGGGCCTGCTGGAGCGGGCGAGCCGGGTACGCACCCGGATGCGCGGCATGTCGATCCTCGGCCCCGACGGCAGCGAGGTCGGCCGCTCCACCGAGGCGACCTTCAGCAGCGGCCGCCTCGACGGCGAGGACATCGAGGTGCTGCGCGAGGACCTGGTGCGGATCGTCCACGAACACACCCGCGCCGACGTCGAGTACCTCTTCGGCGACACCGTCACCGGGCTGGAGGAGGACGAGGACGGGGTGCGGGTGGAGTTCGGGCACGCGGCGCCGCGCACCTTCGACCTCGTCGTCGGGGCCGACGGCCTGCACTCCACCGTGCGCCGCCTGTCCTTCGGACCCGAGGAGCCCTACACCCACCACCTGGGCGGCTACCTCTCGGTGTTCGGCACCGACAACTTCCTCGACCTGCGGGACTGGCAGATGTGGCTGCGGGACGCGGACATGGGCTTCGGCATCATGCCCGTGCGCGACAACACCGAACTGCGCGTCGCCTTCGGCTTCGAGTCCGCCCCGCTCGCCCCGGAGCTGCGCACCGCCGAGGCCCTGCGGCGGACCGTCGTCGACCGGCTGGAGTCCTTGCGGTGGGAAGGGCCGCGCCTGGCCGAGGCCGCCCGCGAGGCCGGCGACTTCTACTGCGACGCCATGGCCCAGATCCGCATGGACCGGTGGTCCCGCGGCCGGGTCGTCCTGCTCGGGGACGCCGGCTACTGCCCCTCCCCCCTCACGGGGCAGGGCACCGGCCTGGCCCTGGTGGGCGCCCACGTACTGGCCGACTCCCTCGCGGGCTCCCGCGGAGACCACCGCGCCGCGTACGCCCGCTACGAGGAGCGGATGCGGCCCTTCGTCGACCTCAACCAGGCGCTGGCGACGGAGAACCCGGGCGGACCCGCCTCCGAGGAATCCGTGACCCACGCCAAGAACGCGATCGCTCTGGACGACTGA
- a CDS encoding DUF4240 domain-containing protein has product MDKQTFWKLIETARAEAEPQEVSARAAELLAGRPESEIAAAQQVLWDLLAESYRAPLWAAAYVINGGCSDDGFDYFRGWLLTQGRETFETALTDPDSLAAHPAVAGAAAEGLDLEDENALSIAWTAYEAGTGRELPADSFTISYPALDPSWDFDFDDSEEIAARLPRLSALFAYS; this is encoded by the coding sequence ATGGACAAGCAGACGTTCTGGAAGCTGATCGAGACGGCTCGCGCGGAGGCGGAACCGCAGGAGGTGTCCGCCCGCGCGGCCGAACTCCTGGCGGGCCGGCCGGAGTCGGAGATAGCGGCGGCCCAGCAGGTGCTGTGGGACCTGCTGGCGGAGTCCTACCGGGCGCCGCTCTGGGCCGCTGCCTACGTGATCAACGGCGGCTGCTCGGACGACGGCTTCGACTACTTCCGCGGCTGGCTCCTCACCCAGGGCCGGGAGACCTTCGAGACGGCCCTGACCGACCCCGACTCCCTGGCCGCGCACCCGGCGGTCGCCGGGGCCGCGGCCGAGGGCCTGGACCTGGAGGACGAGAACGCCCTCTCGATCGCCTGGACCGCCTACGAGGCCGGCACCGGCCGCGAGCTCCCGGCGGACTCCTTCACGATCAGCTACCCGGCCCTGGACCCCTCCTGGGACTTCGACTTCGACGACAGCGAGGAGATCGCGGCCCGACTGCCCCGGCTGAGCGCCCTGTTCGCCTACTCGTAG
- a CDS encoding MFS transporter, with protein MTAPVNGPVNGFPGIPADPPGGRKAVAVWGIGVAVYFVAVIFRTSLGVAGLDAADRFHVNASALATFSLLQLLVYAGMQIPVGLMVDRLGTKKVLTLGAVLFTVGQLGFALSPSYGMALAARALLGCGDAMTFISVLRLGTRWFPARRGPLMAQLAGLVGMAGNLVSTLVLAPVLHGVGWTAAFAGSAAAGLVVLVPLVLFLRDHPEGHGPAPRTAGASGGFVRRQIRESWAEPGTRLGLWVHFTTQFPAMVFLLLWGMPFLVEAQGLSRTTAGGLLTLVVASNMALGLVYGQIVGRRQSARIPLALGTVGLTALLWAAVLGYPGDRAPMWLLVTLCLVLGGCGPASMIGFDFARPANPAERQGTASGITNMGGFLASMTTLLTVGILLDATGDNYRIAFSTVFVLEAVGVLNILRLRPLALARERERAHATVSGPAAPPGPVPTEPGRALA; from the coding sequence GTGACCGCCCCGGTGAACGGCCCGGTGAACGGCTTCCCCGGTATACCCGCCGACCCGCCGGGCGGCCGCAAGGCCGTCGCCGTGTGGGGCATCGGCGTCGCCGTCTACTTCGTGGCGGTGATCTTCCGTACCAGCCTGGGCGTGGCCGGCCTGGACGCCGCGGACCGCTTCCACGTCAACGCCTCGGCGCTGGCCACCTTCTCCCTGCTCCAACTGCTCGTCTACGCGGGCATGCAGATACCGGTGGGCCTGATGGTCGACCGGCTCGGCACCAAGAAGGTCCTGACCCTGGGCGCGGTGCTCTTCACCGTCGGCCAGCTCGGCTTCGCGCTGTCGCCCTCCTACGGGATGGCGCTCGCGGCACGGGCGTTGCTGGGCTGCGGCGACGCGATGACCTTCATCTCGGTGCTGCGGCTGGGCACCCGGTGGTTCCCGGCCCGGCGCGGGCCGCTGATGGCGCAGCTGGCCGGGCTGGTGGGCATGGCGGGCAACCTCGTCTCCACCCTCGTCCTCGCCCCGGTCCTGCACGGGGTCGGCTGGACGGCCGCGTTCGCCGGCAGCGCGGCGGCGGGGCTGGTGGTCCTGGTGCCGCTGGTGCTGTTCCTGCGGGACCACCCGGAGGGCCACGGGCCCGCACCCCGCACCGCCGGGGCCTCGGGAGGGTTCGTACGCCGGCAGATCCGCGAGTCCTGGGCCGAGCCCGGCACCCGGCTCGGCCTGTGGGTGCACTTCACCACGCAGTTCCCCGCGATGGTGTTCCTGCTGCTGTGGGGGATGCCGTTCCTGGTCGAGGCGCAGGGGCTGTCGCGGACCACCGCGGGTGGACTGCTGACGCTGGTCGTCGCCTCGAACATGGCGCTCGGGCTGGTCTACGGCCAGATCGTCGGACGCCGCCAGTCCGCGCGGATCCCGCTCGCCCTGGGCACGGTCGGGCTCACCGCCCTGCTGTGGGCGGCGGTCCTCGGATACCCCGGCGACCGGGCACCGATGTGGCTGCTGGTCACCCTGTGCCTGGTGCTCGGCGGCTGCGGACCGGCCTCGATGATCGGCTTCGACTTCGCCCGCCCGGCGAATCCTGCGGAGCGCCAGGGCACCGCCTCCGGCATCACGAACATGGGCGGCTTCCTCGCGTCCATGACCACGCTGCTGACGGTGGGCATCCTGCTCGACGCCACCGGCGACAACTACCGCATCGCCTTCTCGACGGTCTTCGTGCTGGAGGCGGTGGGCGTCCTGAACATCCTGCGCCTACGCCCCCTCGCCCTGGCCCGCGAACGCGAACGCGCCCACGCCACGGTCTCGGGCCCCGCCGCGCCTCCCGGCCCCGTCCCGACGGAACCGGGCCGCGCACTGGCCTGA
- a CDS encoding maleylpyruvate isomerase family mycothiol-dependent enzyme translates to MTVQPHPALQPYADAWTHSIEAISELVLPLPEGEWNRATPCPGWSVRDVVSHIIGIECEQLGDPRPIHTVARDLRHVVDEFSRYMEVQVDVRRHHTAPEMTSELEYTVIRRSRQLRNEKRDPATMVRGPLGDQVTLEQALRLRAFDVWIHEQDLRAALGVPGNWDSPGAYVVRDLLLAGLPKVVAKRAGAPANSAVVIDVHGQLEFMRTVRVDAEGRGTVDKSPSLGPAVTLTMDWETYVRLAAGRVRAHTVADRVKVEGDVELADAILTQFAVTP, encoded by the coding sequence TTGACCGTCCAGCCGCATCCCGCCCTCCAGCCCTATGCCGACGCGTGGACACACTCCATCGAGGCGATATCCGAGTTGGTCCTCCCGTTGCCGGAGGGGGAGTGGAACCGGGCGACACCGTGTCCGGGCTGGTCGGTCCGTGATGTCGTGTCACACATCATCGGCATCGAGTGCGAGCAGCTCGGGGACCCGCGGCCGATCCACACCGTGGCGCGGGACCTGCGGCACGTGGTGGACGAGTTCAGCCGGTACATGGAGGTACAGGTCGACGTACGGCGTCACCACACGGCTCCGGAGATGACCTCCGAGCTGGAGTACACCGTGATCCGGCGCTCCCGGCAGCTGCGGAACGAGAAGCGGGATCCGGCCACGATGGTGCGCGGGCCGCTCGGCGACCAGGTGACGCTGGAGCAGGCCCTGCGGCTGCGGGCCTTCGACGTGTGGATCCACGAACAGGACCTGCGGGCGGCGCTGGGGGTACCGGGGAACTGGGACTCGCCGGGCGCGTACGTGGTCCGGGACCTGCTGCTGGCCGGGCTGCCGAAGGTGGTGGCCAAGCGGGCGGGCGCCCCGGCGAACTCGGCGGTGGTGATCGACGTGCACGGGCAGCTGGAGTTCATGCGGACGGTACGGGTGGACGCGGAGGGCCGCGGCACCGTGGACAAGTCGCCGTCGCTGGGCCCGGCGGTGACCCTGACGATGGACTGGGAGACCTACGTCCGCCTGGCGGCCGGCCGGGTGCGGGCGCACACCGTGGCCGACCGGGTGAAGGTGGAGGGCGACGTGGAGCTGGCGGACGCCATCCTCACGCAGTTCGCCGTGACCCCGTAG
- a CDS encoding MSMEG_1061 family FMN-dependent PPOX-type flavoprotein: MPGVTVSTPPSGRIFDALDSTAVRSTDGLRELYEDPGEMARRKAVDRIHEAARVLIGRSSLVFVASAGADGSCDVTPRGGPPGFVSVLDEFTLALPDATGNKRLDTAHNIVETGRAGLIFVVPGRATTLRVNGRACVSADPRLLERLTAVGKPPRSAIVVEVEEAYQHCPKAFLRSNAWKPEQWLAEDAAPSSAEITLSHLDLPGLTIEEIRRQERESLLHRYE, translated from the coding sequence GTGCCGGGGGTGACAGTCAGCACGCCGCCGAGCGGGCGGATATTCGATGCCTTGGACTCCACCGCCGTGCGGAGCACGGACGGGTTGCGGGAGCTGTACGAGGATCCCGGGGAGATGGCCCGGCGGAAGGCCGTGGACCGGATCCACGAGGCGGCGCGGGTGCTCATCGGCCGGTCGTCGTTGGTGTTCGTCGCCAGTGCCGGGGCCGACGGGAGCTGTGACGTGACGCCCCGGGGCGGGCCGCCCGGCTTCGTGTCCGTGCTCGACGAGTTCACGCTCGCGCTGCCCGACGCCACCGGGAACAAGCGGCTCGACACCGCGCACAACATCGTGGAGACGGGCCGGGCCGGGCTGATCTTCGTCGTTCCCGGGCGGGCCACCACCCTGCGGGTGAACGGGCGGGCCTGCGTGTCCGCCGATCCGCGGTTGCTGGAGCGGTTGACCGCCGTCGGCAAGCCGCCGCGCAGCGCGATCGTGGTGGAGGTCGAGGAGGCCTACCAGCACTGCCCGAAGGCGTTCCTGCGCAGCAACGCGTGGAAGCCGGAGCAGTGGCTCGCGGAGGACGCCGCGCCCAGTTCCGCCGAGATCACCCTCTCCCACCTGGATCTCCCCGGTCTGACGATCGAGGAGATCCGGCGGCAGGAGCGCGAGAGCCTCCTCCACCGCTACGAGTAG
- a CDS encoding C1 family peptidase, which yields MGELRARLVAQGARWTVLEHLADEEPVPRPSLGLEPGANLTTAEEAGTIDLPGIIGHPSGNPHLTRRRAAHGLLPGVAGPSVAARPAAVDWRDRWGRPWITKVKDQNPCGSCWAFGATGLVESMARIEHDVWAERSEGDVHDGLRFTCGQGSNPETALDWIKANGGLADPDCWPYSTPPAGLPAARRDAWRAEYTPSWDRSGRTVRITDYVRLGDVEQQKVWLDTVGPLTACFDVYDDFFALGSGVYHRTSDHLAGGHCVLVVGYDDAAGCWLFKNSWGTGYHVGGYGRIAYGEVNIDHWAKCGLRGTNPDPWTKRRLHTGNVYESGNGRAHRNFELLATAPGGRLQHWWREGDPPFAWARAGTFATDASGQPAFTGTTYNRNMESLHVTTGGRLRHWYYEQSAAVWRDGGVFGPGDAAVGSTPAFIQSDYGKPGNFEVVVRTADGRLGHWWRINGAPWTWNDGGRFGSGIAHYGPALVQTRARHLDLVATRTDGRMQLWWRDDPNGFTWRAGEIFGSGTAAVSAPCLIEGQFGAADEDTAGNYELCVAVAGGQVEHWWRGNAGGSPWRRGAVFGHDVASVTGMLQGSFGFNLEVIVLRTDRRLQHYWRDGAGWHEGSVIGPG from the coding sequence GTGGGGGAGTTGCGCGCGCGACTCGTCGCACAGGGGGCGCGCTGGACGGTGCTGGAGCACCTCGCCGACGAGGAGCCCGTGCCGCGGCCCTCGCTCGGTCTGGAGCCCGGGGCGAACCTGACCACCGCCGAGGAGGCGGGGACGATCGATCTGCCGGGGATCATCGGGCACCCGAGCGGCAATCCGCACCTGACCCGCCGCCGCGCCGCCCACGGGCTGCTGCCCGGGGTCGCGGGGCCGTCGGTCGCGGCCCGACCCGCCGCCGTGGACTGGCGCGACCGCTGGGGTCGGCCGTGGATCACCAAGGTCAAGGACCAGAACCCGTGCGGTTCCTGCTGGGCCTTCGGCGCCACCGGCCTGGTGGAGTCCATGGCCCGGATCGAGCACGACGTATGGGCGGAGCGCTCCGAGGGGGACGTCCACGACGGCCTGCGTTTCACCTGCGGCCAGGGCAGCAACCCGGAGACCGCCCTCGACTGGATCAAGGCGAACGGCGGGCTCGCCGACCCGGACTGCTGGCCGTACAGCACCCCGCCCGCCGGGCTGCCCGCCGCCCGTCGTGACGCCTGGCGCGCCGAGTACACGCCCAGTTGGGACCGGTCCGGCCGGACCGTCCGGATCACCGACTACGTCCGGCTCGGCGACGTGGAGCAGCAGAAGGTCTGGCTGGACACGGTCGGCCCGCTGACCGCCTGCTTCGACGTCTACGACGACTTCTTCGCGCTCGGCTCCGGCGTGTACCACCGTACGAGCGACCATCTCGCGGGCGGGCACTGCGTGTTGGTCGTCGGCTACGACGACGCGGCCGGGTGCTGGCTGTTCAAGAACTCCTGGGGGACGGGCTACCACGTCGGCGGCTACGGTCGGATCGCCTACGGCGAGGTCAACATCGACCACTGGGCCAAGTGCGGCCTGCGCGGCACCAACCCCGACCCGTGGACCAAGCGTCGGCTGCACACCGGCAACGTCTACGAGAGCGGCAACGGCCGCGCCCACCGCAACTTCGAGCTCCTCGCCACCGCCCCCGGCGGCCGCCTCCAGCACTGGTGGCGCGAGGGCGACCCGCCGTTCGCGTGGGCCCGCGCCGGCACCTTCGCCACCGACGCCTCCGGGCAGCCCGCCTTCACCGGCACCACCTACAACCGCAACATGGAGTCCCTGCACGTGACCACCGGCGGCCGGCTGCGCCACTGGTACTACGAGCAGTCCGCGGCCGTCTGGCGCGACGGCGGCGTCTTCGGGCCGGGCGACGCGGCGGTCGGCTCGACCCCCGCGTTCATCCAGAGCGACTACGGCAAGCCGGGCAACTTCGAGGTGGTCGTCCGGACCGCCGACGGCCGCCTGGGCCACTGGTGGCGGATCAACGGCGCCCCCTGGACCTGGAACGACGGCGGCCGCTTCGGCTCCGGCATCGCCCACTACGGGCCCGCCCTCGTCCAGACCCGCGCCCGCCACCTCGACCTCGTCGCCACCCGCACCGACGGCCGCATGCAGCTGTGGTGGCGCGACGATCCCAACGGCTTCACCTGGCGGGCCGGGGAGATCTTCGGCAGCGGTACGGCGGCCGTCTCCGCGCCCTGCCTGATCGAGGGGCAGTTCGGGGCCGCCGACGAGGACACCGCCGGGAACTACGAGCTGTGCGTGGCCGTCGCCGGTGGGCAGGTCGAGCACTGGTGGCGCGGCAACGCGGGCGGCTCGCCGTGGCGGCGCGGCGCGGTCTTCGGGCACGACGTCGCCTCGGTCACCGGGATGCTCCAGGGCAGTTTCGGGTTCAACCTGGAAGTCATCGTCCTGCGCACCGACCGCCGCCTTCAGCACTACTGGCGTGACGGCGCGGGCTGGCACGAGGGGTCGGTGATCGGCCCCGGCTGA